Proteins from a genomic interval of Eschrichtius robustus isolate mEscRob2 chromosome 9, mEscRob2.pri, whole genome shotgun sequence:
- the NDUFAF4 gene encoding NADH dehydrogenase [ubiquinone] 1 alpha subcomplex assembly factor 4, translated as MGAAVTRAIRNFNLENRAEREISRMKPSAAPRHPSTKNLLREQMSSHPEIKGEIARKDDKLLSLLKDVYVDSKDPVSFVQVKDAGTPQKPKEFRLPKDHHSDMMNVKNIPKGKISIVEALTLLNNHKLYPDTWTAEKIAEEYHLDQQDVNSLLKYFVTFEVKILPPEGKKAIQSK; from the exons ATGGGGGCTGCGGTGACTCGCGCAATCAGGAATTTCAACCTAGAGAACCGGGCAGAACGGGAAATCAGCAGGATGAAGCCCTCCGCCGCTCCCAGGCACCCCTCCACCAAGAACCTCCTGCGAGAGCAGATGAGCA gcCATCCAGAAATTAAGGGAGAAATTGCTAGGAAAGATGACAAACTGCTGTCATTACTAAAAGATGTGTATGTCGATTCCAAAGATCCCGTGTCTTTTGTGCAG GTAAAGGATGCTGGAACACCTCAGAAGCCAAAGGAGTTCAGGTTGCCAAAAGACCATCATTCTGATATGATGAATGTTAAGAACATTCCCAAAGGCAAAATTTCCATTGTAGAGGCACTGACACTTCTCAATAATCATAAACTTTATCCAGACACATGGACTGCTGAGAAAATAGCTGAAGAATACCATCTAGATCAGCAAGATGTAAATTCCCTTCTCAAATATTTCGTTACTTTTGAAGTCAAAATCTTACCCCCTGAAGGCAAGAAAGCAATACAATCAAAATGA